The following coding sequences are from one Panicum hallii strain FIL2 chromosome 5, PHallii_v3.1, whole genome shotgun sequence window:
- the LOC112891880 gene encoding protein BREAST CANCER SUSCEPTIBILITY 2 homolog B-like isoform X5 — translation MPCKWQVWTQPDGSLVWVPATETPPTPPPPPAAAPAAAGPPDPAPPHPPPPDGVPIEEYLGADGAKGGRLPLMADLILQALDTLTEDGTDALTEGVNTGGLFSTGSGRLVTVSERAIRRASALVGEEMEEAANGNRKRKQPFGDDAGLQGDRTNLDVPLGGGAHKDNLLPMFQTGSGKIVPLCKDSFQKARAVLEENVENAAGARQPMFHTGTGRSVLVSKSSIDKARAVLEGQTVANEGDAGDMEQFPMFQTGSGRAMSISMASVQKAKAVLDENNVNTGNVEGPGYPDQSLIFQTGSGRPVLISERSIERSRAVLMDEGAENTGQRDTGYQLPIFQTGMGRPVAVKHGSIKKAKAVLEDGDVKRSGNGDTDICATSFQFETPTSVLMSSSLIMNDRTVTPKENTSVQGKCYEGDGHLPLFQTGLGRSVTVSKSSIKRASVILEPRNIAKELEDEAHLNDVCATSIIKTGLGRSVLSENSRENAQVVSEAVKRVNSDIGDGFAEAPMFQAGIQQFSPENGSSKHRATLLEQGKLATKGYEDCGNSLPMFQTGSGKSVLVSESSVRKARAVLEEEGDVNRENCKLVKMDKKFPVFASPFKTSCARTVNVSSAGVSRAATLLGLEEDTFSTQFFGHVGDKLGTKITVKLENPERMLDVASAHAISGGSHKGFCPTEKPILIERHQQFGFSKTASDAVEHSIRFSTAGGRSMAISTDALQRAKSLLNDSGSEVSPNDSVGCSLASAKEKQPDSTISPKGDESNLLHGTKVIGYAVPDIPVTKGNANKFHMGRQYHSINEIPKVPKLPRYLSEGDNAIGTKDKTQRHHMPAGPLVDITNYMATCSGKNTDHFANGKRVIGGRNSISPFKRPRSSRFITPIKTNKVSSAGESKVASTQISPCRTKLSARYPFQHQRKSCKEYFGGPPRFLQTEHVTDDVKLMDAKGAEKFKFQHMGTGAEDFQKMLLTCGASLSYATKEWVSNHYKWIVWKLASLERCYPTRAAGKFLTVDNVFEELKYRYDREVNHGHRSAIKKILEGNASPSLMMVLCISAIYSCPAQSDNKLEVDKIDNNEDSNGNKSLSASNRNMSAKIELTDGWYSLEASLDMALSEQLEKRKLFLGQKLRIWGASLCGWSGPVSFHEASGIVKLMVHINGTYRARWNETLGFCKHAGLPLAFKCIKASGGRVPRTLVGVTRIYPVLFRERLPDGCSIVRSERMERKALQLYHQRVSKIAEDIMFEQQENCDSTDDNEEGAKICKMLERTAEPEVIMAGMTSEQLMHFSSYKEKQKEVMQNEVAKKVQKALEVADLSSRDVTPFLKVRVMGLVSRLSASTSSKKEGLITIWNPTEMQLQD, via the exons ATGCCGTGCAAGTGGCAGGTCTGGACCCAGCCCGACGGCAGCCTCGTCTGGGTCCCCGCGACCGAGACGCCTCccaccccgcccccgccgcccgcggcggccccggcggcggcgggcccgcCTGATCCCGCTCCTcctcatccgccgccgcccgacggCGTGCCAATCGAAG AATACCTAGGCGCGGACGGCGCCAAGGGGGGTCGCTTGCCCTTAATGGCCGACCTAATCCTCCAAG CGCTGGACACGTTGACTGAAGATGGAACGGATGCACTGACTGAGGGTGTCAATACGGGTGGATTGTTCTCCACTGGGTCGGGGAGGTTGGTGACCGTCAGCGAGAGGGCCATAAGGAGAGCTAGTGCGTTGGTCGGTGAGGAGATGGAGGAGGCTGCTAACGGTAACAGGAAGAGAA AGCAACCATTTGGTGATGATGCTGGTCTACAGGGTGACCGGACAAACTTAGATGTTCCATTGGGAG GTGGTGCACATAAAGATAACTTGTTGCCAATGTTCCAAACTGGATCAGGCAAAATAGTCCCGCTCTGCAAGGACTCATTTCAGAAGGCAAGAGCTGTTTTAGAAG AAAATGTTGAGAATGCTGCTGGTGCCAGACAACCAATGTTCCATACTGGTACGGGTAGATCGGTCCTAGTCAGCAAGAGCTCCATTGATAAGGCGAGAGCTGTTTTAGAGGGTCAAACAGTCGCAAATGAAG GAGATGCAGGAGACATGGAACAGTTTCCAATGTTTCAAACTGGTTCAGGTAGAGCTATGTCAATCAGTATGGCATCTGTACAGAAAGCTAAGGCTGTGCTAGATGAAAATAATGTAAATACAG GGAATGTTGAGGGTCCTGGTTACCCCGACCAGTCTCTGATATTTCAAACTGGTTCCGGAAGACCAGTCTTGATCAGCGAAAGATCCATTGAGAGATCTAGGGCTGTGTTGATGGATGAAGGTGCTGAAAATACTG GACAACGGGATACTGGCTACCAGCTCCCAATTTTTCAAACAGGAATGGGAAGGCCTGTTGCTGTGAAACATGGCTCTATTAAAAAGGCAAAGGCAGTTTTGGAGGATGGAGATGTTAAAAGAAGTG GAAATGGAGATACGGATATTTGTGCTACATCTTTCCAATTTGAAACCCCGACGTCTGTTTTGATGAGTAGCAGTTTAATTATGAACGATAGAACTGTTACACCAAAGGAAAATACTTCAGTGCAAG GAAAATGTTATGAGGGTGATGGGCACTTGCCGTTGTTCCAGACTGGGTTAGGGAGGTCAGTTACAGTAAGTAAGAGCTCAATTAAAAGGGCAAGTGTAATTCTGGAGCCAAGGAACATTGCAAAGGAATTGGAAG ATGAAGCTCATCTAAATGATGTTTGTGCCACCTCAATAATCAAAACTGGACTTGGAAGGTCCGTCTTAAGCGAAAACTCAAGGGAAAATGCACAAGTTGTCTCAGAGGCTGTAAAAAGAG TAAATAGTGACATTGGGGATGGCTTTGCTGAAGCCCCAATGTTCCAGGCTGGAATACAACAGTTTTCACCTGAGAATGGAAGTTCAAAACATAGGGCCACCCTCTTGGAGCAAGGCAAATTGGCAACAAAAG GATATGAAGACTGTGGAAATTCATTGCCAATGTTTCAAACTGGATCCGGAAAATCGGTCTTGGTCAGTGAAAGCTCAGTACGGAAGGCAAGGGCTGTTTTGGAGGAAGAAGGTGATGTAAACCGAG AGAACTGCAAGTTGGTTAAAATGGACAAAAAGTTTCCAGTCTTCGCTTCACCTTTCAAGACAAGCTGTGCAAGAACAGTAAATGTATCTTCAGCTGGTGTTTCTCGAGCTGCTACCTTATTGGGCTTGGAGGAGGATACCTTTTCAACTCAATTTTTTGGACATGTGGGTGATAAGTTAGGTACAAAGATAACTGTTAAGCTGGAAAATCCAGAACGAATGCTTGATGTTGCATCGGCACATGCAATTTCTGGTGGCTCTCATAAGGGTTTTTGTCCAACAGAAAAACCCATACTTATAGAAAGACATCAGCAGTTCGGATTTTCTAAAACTGCCTCTGATGCTGTTGAGCATTCTATCAGGTTCAGCACTGCTGGTGGCCGATCAATGGCTATTTCTACTGATGCACTACAACGTGCAAAAAGCCTTTTGAACGATTCAGGTTCAGAGGTTTCACCAAATGATTCAGTAGGCTGCTCTCTGGCATCAGCTAAAGAGAAGCAACCAGATTCAACTATTTCTCCAAAAGGAGATGAATCTAACTTATTGCACGGGACTAAAGTAATCGGATATGCTGTACCTGATATCCCTGTAACTAAAGGAAATGCTAATAAGTTTCATATGGGGAGGCAATATCACTCAATCAACGAAATTCCAAAGGTCCCGAAGCTTCCCAGATATTTATCCGAAGGTGACAATGCAATTGGCACCAAAGACAAGACCCAGAGGCATCATATGCCAGCTGGACCTTTGGTTGACATCACTAACTACATGGCTACTTGTTCTGGAAAAAATACGGACCACTTTGCTAATGGAAAGAGGGTAATCGGAGGAAGAAACTCCATATCTCCATTCAAACGGCCCCGTTCTTCCAG GTTCATCACACCAATAAAAACCAACAAAGTTTCCTCTGCTG GAGAATCCAAAGTAGCGTCAACTCAGATCAGCCCCTGTAGGACAAAGCTGTCTGCTCGTTATCCTTTCCaacatcaaaggaaaagctgcAAAGAATATTTTGGTGGTCCTCCTCGCTTCCTACAG ACTGAACATGTAACTGATGACGTGAAGCTCATGGATGCAAAAGGAGCTGAGAAGTTTAAATTTCAGCATATGGGTACTGGAGCAGAAGATTTTCAGAAGATGCTGCTCACATGTGGTGCTTCATTATCATACGCAACTAAAGA ATGGGTCAGTAATCACTATAAATGGATTGTGTGGAAACTTGCTTCACTGGAGAGATGCTACCCAACTAGAGCTGCTGGTAAATTCTTGACGGTTGACAATGTTTTTGAGGAGCTTAAGTACCG GTATGATAGGGAAGTGAACCATGGCCACCGGTCAGCAATAAAAAAGATTTTAGAAGGGAATGCCTCACCCTCTTTAATGATGGTCCTGTGCATTTCAGCTATTTACTCTTGTCCTGCCCAAAGTGACAATAAGTTGGAGGTTGACAAGATAGATAATAATGAAGACAGCAATGGCAATAAAAGCTTGTCAGCCTCTAATAGAAACATGTCTGCAAAAATTGAATTAACTGATGGATG GTATTCACTTGAGGCATCATTAGATATGGCACTTTCAGAACAACTAGAAAAAAGAAAGCTTTTCTTAGGACAGAAGCTTCGG ATATGGGGAGCTTCTTTATGTGGTTGGTCTGGGCCTGTGTCATTTCATGAG GCATCTGGTATTGTCAAATTAATGGTCCACATAAATGGCACCTATCGTGCAAGATGGAATGAGACCTTGGGATTCT GCAAGCATGCTGGACTCCCACTGGCATTCAAGTGCATAAAAGCTTCCGGTGGTAGAGTTCCTAGGACACTAGTTGGAGTCACAAGGATATATCCTGTTCTCTTCCGGGAAAG GTTGCCTGATGGTTGTTCTATTGTGAGATCTGAAAGGATGGAAAGAAAGGCGCTGCAACTGTACCACCAGAG AGTATCTAAGATTGCAGAAGATATTATGTTTGAACAACAAGAAAACTGTGACAGTACAGATGATAATGAGGAAGGGGCTAAAATTTGCAAAATGCTAGAGCGTACAGCTGAGCCTGAAGTTATAATGGCAGGCATGACCTCAGAGCAGTTGATGCACTTCTCATCTTATAAAGAAAAACAGAAG GAGGTTATGCAAAATGAAGTAGCTAAGAAGGTTCAAAAGGCCCTTGAAGTTGCTGACCTTAGTTCAAGAGATGTTACACCATTTTTGAAAGTGAGGGTGATGGGGCTTGTCAGTAGACTTTCTGCTTCAACATCCAGTAAAAAGGAAGGGCTAATAACAATTTGGAACCCTACTGAGATGCAG TTACAGGATTGA